From the genome of Fusobacterium varium, one region includes:
- the mdtK_4 gene encoding Multidrug-efflux transporter produces the protein MDRAFYRNLLAITMPIAFQNIISYSVNMMDTLMLGSLGETVLSASSLAGQVFFLFSILVSGLGCGAGVLCSQYFGKRDLKNLRKIAAMVLKLAISLSVIFTLVLLICPSAIMKIFTPEIAVIEQGSRYLRVVAVSYICFGITTTFLIVLRSLQDVKLSLWIYTVSFFTNIFFNYVFIFGHFGFPRMGIVGAALGTVMARGVEVALVMIYLKKYEKVLKFKPIMLKLYDRILFKDMIKYGLPVIIGELFWGLGLSAHSAILGHMGAAVVAANSICNVLHQFALSFVQGVGSASAVIMGKYIGAGEITAAKKASKALVKFFAVCGVITAAFLLGVSEPFFSFYSLQPATLKLARHFMLAYAFITMFRAISAPIIGGILWGSGDTRFAATVDISFLWCLLPIGFMAAFKWHWNPAVVLVILRLETPLKMVACLIRLRGDKWIKSTVR, from the coding sequence TTGGACAGAGCTTTTTATAGAAATCTTTTGGCAATAACTATGCCTATTGCATTTCAAAATATAATTTCATATAGTGTTAATATGATGGATACGCTTATGTTAGGAAGTCTTGGAGAAACTGTGTTGTCAGCTTCAAGTCTGGCAGGGCAGGTATTTTTTCTTTTTTCTATACTTGTATCTGGTTTAGGGTGTGGAGCAGGAGTTCTATGCAGTCAGTATTTTGGAAAGAGGGATTTAAAAAACCTGAGGAAAATAGCAGCAATGGTATTAAAATTAGCTATAAGCTTGAGTGTTATATTTACTTTGGTGCTTTTAATATGTCCTTCTGCAATCATGAAGATATTTACCCCTGAAATAGCAGTAATAGAGCAGGGAAGTAGATATTTAAGAGTAGTTGCAGTTTCATATATATGTTTTGGAATAACTACAACATTTCTTATAGTATTAAGAAGTCTGCAAGATGTAAAACTTTCTCTCTGGATATATACTGTTTCTTTTTTTACAAACATATTTTTTAATTATGTATTTATCTTTGGACATTTTGGATTTCCAAGAATGGGAATAGTTGGAGCTGCATTAGGAACAGTAATGGCAAGAGGTGTTGAGGTAGCTCTGGTAATGATATATCTGAAAAAATATGAGAAAGTTTTAAAATTTAAACCTATAATGTTGAAGTTGTATGATAGGATATTGTTTAAAGATATGATAAAATATGGACTTCCTGTAATAATTGGAGAATTATTCTGGGGACTGGGGCTTTCAGCTCACTCAGCAATATTAGGTCATATGGGAGCAGCTGTAGTGGCAGCTAATAGTATATGTAATGTACTTCATCAGTTTGCGCTCTCATTTGTACAGGGAGTGGGAAGTGCTTCAGCTGTAATTATGGGAAAATATATTGGTGCTGGAGAAATTACAGCAGCTAAGAAAGCTTCAAAAGCTCTTGTAAAATTCTTTGCTGTGTGTGGAGTGATAACAGCTGCATTTTTATTAGGTGTAAGTGAACCATTCTTTTCATTCTACAGCTTACAGCCAGCTACTTTGAAATTAGCCAGACATTTCATGCTTGCATATGCTTTTATCACTATGTTCAGAGCAATATCAGCTCCTATTATAGGAGGAATATTATGGGGAAGTGGAGATACAAGGTTTGCAGCGACTGTAGATATATCATTTTTGTGGTGCCTGCTTCCAATAGGATTTATGGCAGCTTTTAAGTGGCATTGGAATCCAGCAGTAGTTCTTGTTATTCTTAGACTAGAAACACCATTGAAAATGGTAGCCTGTCTAATAAGATTACGTGGAGATAAATGGATAAAATCAACTGTTAGATAA
- the mepA_14 gene encoding Staphylococcal virulence regulator protein A, with protein MSNELESKNVSRLFFKFAIPSIVGMLIVSIQMMVDGIFIANTQGASGLAAINLSMPIILFTNSIALMIAAGGGVYCSIALGKGKFKRANEIMSFTLQIFVIFLGSLSLLGFLFINGIIGILGATEILAPLVKSYLLTMLILNIPYNIPIFTEGFIKIAGKPNLVFLSCIICLTGNVLMDYLFIVKMDMGVFGAALATSIANGTAGAVLMWNYFKNRSRLKLVKPNGNRILLGKILYNGSSEMLTMVSSALATFIFNYILIRRIGEIGVSALTIVFYVNTVVNICLFGLSQALQPIVSYNLGARRMEQIYKVMRTAFFTGGSIGFFFFFVMKFNSSPIIKVFSKDNSDLMNLTGRALNFVVFQYLFSFVNVIISSFLTAVEKPMESAAVAMCRSLICVAGLLFILPIFLGEKGLWLALPLGELLCMVMSIPLLVVSYKKIKIRINKNK; from the coding sequence ATGAGTAATGAATTAGAAAGTAAAAATGTCAGTAGATTATTTTTTAAATTTGCTATTCCAAGTATAGTAGGAATGTTGATAGTATCTATACAAATGATGGTAGATGGAATATTTATAGCCAATACTCAAGGAGCTTCAGGTTTGGCTGCTATTAATCTTTCTATGCCAATAATATTATTTACAAATAGTATAGCTTTGATGATAGCAGCTGGTGGAGGAGTGTATTGTTCTATTGCTTTAGGAAAAGGAAAATTTAAAAGAGCTAATGAGATAATGTCATTCACTCTTCAGATATTTGTAATATTTTTAGGAAGTTTATCTCTTTTGGGGTTTCTTTTTATAAATGGAATAATAGGAATATTAGGAGCAACAGAAATACTTGCTCCTCTAGTAAAATCTTACCTATTGACTATGCTGATATTAAATATACCATATAATATTCCAATCTTTACAGAGGGGTTTATAAAAATAGCTGGGAAACCTAATCTTGTATTTTTGAGCTGTATTATATGTCTTACAGGAAATGTTTTGATGGATTATCTGTTTATTGTAAAAATGGATATGGGTGTATTTGGAGCAGCTCTTGCCACTTCAATAGCTAATGGAACTGCTGGTGCAGTGTTGATGTGGAATTATTTTAAAAATAGAAGCAGACTAAAACTAGTGAAGCCTAATGGAAATAGAATTCTTTTAGGAAAAATTTTGTATAATGGAAGTTCTGAAATGTTGACAATGGTGTCAAGTGCTCTTGCTACTTTTATTTTTAATTACATACTTATCAGAAGAATAGGAGAAATAGGAGTATCAGCTTTAACTATAGTTTTTTATGTAAATACAGTAGTTAATATATGTCTTTTTGGATTATCTCAGGCACTCCAACCAATAGTTTCCTACAATCTTGGTGCCAGAAGAATGGAGCAGATATATAAAGTAATGAGAACAGCATTTTTTACAGGTGGAAGTATAGGATTCTTCTTTTTCTTTGTGATGAAATTCAATAGTTCGCCTATTATAAAAGTGTTTTCAAAGGATAATTCCGATTTGATGAATTTAACAGGAAGAGCTTTAAATTTTGTAGTATTTCAATATTTATTTTCATTTGTGAATGTTATAATAAGTTCTTTTTTAACAGCTGTAGAGAAACCTATGGAATCAGCAGCTGTGGCAATGTGTCGTTCACTTATATGTGTAGCAGGACTTCTTTTTATACTGCCAATATTTTTGGGAGAAAAAGGATTATGGCTGGCTCTTCCATTAGGGGAACTTTTGTGTATGGTAATGAGTATACCCCTTTTAGTAGTATCATATAAGAAAATAAAAATAAGAATAAATAAAAATAAATAA
- the isiB_2 gene encoding Flavodoxin: protein MKKIGIFYGTTSGNTAGIVDEIEFYLRKDDYQTYNVADGIAEIKNYENLILISPTYGVGELQEDWNNAFEEFKNIDFSGKTVAIVGLGNQFAFGESYVGAMKILYDAVIKNGAKVIGFTSTEGYHYQETEAVIDGKFVGLALDEGNQGTDTPDRIKEWIEKIKPYFN, encoded by the coding sequence ATGAAAAAAATAGGAATTTTTTATGGAACAACATCTGGAAATACTGCTGGTATAGTTGATGAAATAGAATTTTATCTTAGAAAAGATGATTATCAGACATATAATGTAGCTGATGGAATAGCTGAGATAAAAAATTATGAAAATCTTATTCTTATATCTCCAACTTACGGAGTTGGTGAATTGCAAGAAGATTGGAATAATGCCTTTGAAGAGTTTAAAAATATAGATTTTTCTGGTAAAACTGTTGCAATAGTTGGACTTGGAAATCAATTTGCTTTTGGTGAATCATATGTTGGAGCTATGAAAATACTTTATGATGCTGTTATAAAAAATGGTGCAAAAGTTATTGGATTCACTTCTACTGAAGGATACCATTACCAAGAAACTGAAGCTGTTATAGATGGAAAATTTGTAGGTCTTGCTCTTGATGAAGGAAATCAGGGAACAGATACTCCTGATAGAATTAAAGAATGGATAGAAAAAATCAAACCATATTTCAACTAA
- the ileS_2 gene encoding Isoleucine--tRNA ligase, with the protein MYKKVSTSLNFVEREKEIEKYWEENKIFEKSLELRKGDKTYTFYDGPPTANGKPHIGHVLTRVIKDMVPRYRTMKGYDVPRKAGWDTHGLPVELEVEKLLGINGKDQIESYGLQPFIEECKTSVWKYKGMWEDFSKTVGFWADMEKPYVTYDNNFIESEWWALKQIWEKELLYKGFKIVPYCPRCGTPLSSHEVAQGYKDVKERSAIVRFKVKNEDAYILAWTTTPWTLPSNVALCVNPNETYVKVQHEGYTYYMAEALVSTVLKENYTILETYKGKDLEYKEYEPLFNFVKPDKKCWYVTCDTYVTLSDGTGVVHIAPAFGEDDANVGRKYDLPFVQLVDSKGEMTEETLWPGVFCKKADKDILKNLEQNGLLFDAPLFEHNYPHCWRCDTPLIYYARESWFIKMTAVKEDLIRNNNTINWIPKTIGKGRFGDWLENVQDWGISRNRYWGTPLNVWECECGHNHAIGSIEELKTMSPNCPENIELHRPYIDAVTITCPHCGKQMTRVPEVIDCWFDSGSMPFAQHHYPFENKDLFEKQFPADFISEAVDQTRGWFYSLLAISTLIFNKAPYKNVIVLGHVQDENGQKMSKSKGNAVDPFEALATYGADAIRWYFYINSAPWLPNRFHGKAVQEGQRKFMSTLWNTYAFFVLYAEIDQFDATKYTLDKEKLTVMDRWLLSKLNTVVKGVDENLADYKLLEAARLLQDFVDELSNWYVRRSRERFWVQDMTDDKITAYMTLYTALVTISKAAAPMIPFMTEEIYRNLVCSIDKNAPESIHLTDFPEVHEEFIDKALEEDMEEVLQVVTLGRAARNAANIKNRQPIANIYVKAGHKVGELYQNIIREELNIKEIHFVEDTSQFTSYTFKPQLKVLGQKYGKKVNEIRTLLAEIDGSKAKKELDINGVLVLKLADGEEISLTVDDLLIETAQTEGYMPLEDRGITVVLDTKLTPELIEEGFVREIISKIQSMRKEADFDVTDHITFYEKDNEKIKEIIERNAEEIKHDTLADKIVFGETDGFTGEFNVNGEKVVFGVKVNK; encoded by the coding sequence ATGTACAAGAAAGTGTCTACGAGTTTAAATTTCGTAGAGAGAGAAAAAGAAATTGAAAAGTATTGGGAAGAGAACAAAATTTTTGAAAAAAGTCTTGAATTAAGAAAAGGAGATAAGACATATACTTTTTATGATGGACCTCCGACAGCTAATGGAAAGCCACATATAGGACATGTTTTAACTCGTGTAATAAAAGATATGGTACCTAGATATAGAACTATGAAGGGTTATGATGTGCCTAGAAAAGCTGGTTGGGATACACATGGACTTCCTGTAGAGCTTGAAGTAGAAAAACTATTGGGAATAAATGGAAAAGATCAGATAGAAAGTTATGGATTACAACCATTTATTGAAGAGTGTAAAACAAGTGTGTGGAAATATAAGGGAATGTGGGAGGATTTTTCTAAAACAGTTGGATTTTGGGCTGATATGGAAAAACCATATGTAACTTATGATAATAACTTTATTGAATCTGAATGGTGGGCATTGAAGCAGATATGGGAAAAAGAGCTTTTATATAAAGGATTTAAAATTGTACCATATTGCCCAAGATGTGGAACACCTCTATCAAGCCACGAAGTAGCTCAAGGATACAAAGATGTAAAAGAAAGATCAGCAATAGTAAGATTTAAAGTGAAAAATGAAGATGCCTATATTTTAGCATGGACAACTACTCCATGGACACTTCCTTCTAATGTGGCTCTTTGTGTAAATCCAAATGAAACTTATGTTAAAGTTCAACATGAAGGATACACTTATTACATGGCAGAAGCTTTAGTGTCAACAGTATTAAAAGAAAATTATACTATTCTTGAAACATATAAAGGAAAAGATTTAGAGTATAAAGAGTATGAGCCTTTATTCAATTTTGTAAAACCAGATAAAAAATGCTGGTATGTAACTTGTGACACTTATGTTACTTTATCTGATGGTACTGGGGTAGTACATATAGCCCCTGCATTTGGAGAAGATGACGCCAATGTTGGAAGAAAATATGATCTTCCATTTGTACAATTAGTAGACTCTAAAGGAGAAATGACAGAAGAAACGCTTTGGCCTGGAGTATTCTGTAAAAAGGCAGATAAGGATATTTTGAAAAATTTGGAACAAAATGGACTTCTATTTGATGCACCTCTATTTGAACATAACTATCCACATTGTTGGAGATGTGATACTCCTCTTATATATTATGCAAGAGAATCTTGGTTTATCAAAATGACAGCTGTAAAAGAAGACCTTATAAGAAATAATAATACTATTAACTGGATACCAAAAACTATAGGAAAAGGACGTTTTGGTGACTGGCTTGAAAATGTTCAAGATTGGGGAATTAGCCGTAATCGTTACTGGGGAACACCTCTAAATGTATGGGAGTGTGAATGTGGACATAATCATGCTATTGGAAGTATAGAAGAATTAAAAACTATGTCACCTAACTGCCCGGAAAATATAGAACTTCACCGTCCATATATAGATGCTGTAACTATTACTTGCCCTCATTGTGGAAAACAGATGACAAGAGTTCCAGAAGTTATTGACTGCTGGTTTGATTCAGGATCAATGCCTTTTGCACAGCATCATTACCCATTTGAAAACAAGGATTTATTTGAAAAACAGTTTCCAGCAGACTTTATTTCAGAAGCTGTTGACCAAACAAGAGGTTGGTTCTATTCGCTTCTTGCAATATCTACATTAATTTTTAATAAAGCTCCATACAAAAATGTAATTGTATTGGGACATGTACAAGATGAGAATGGACAAAAAATGTCTAAGTCTAAAGGAAATGCAGTAGATCCATTTGAAGCACTTGCTACTTATGGAGCAGATGCTATACGTTGGTATTTTTATATCAATTCAGCTCCATGGCTTCCAAATAGATTCCATGGAAAAGCAGTTCAGGAAGGTCAGCGTAAATTTATGTCTACTTTATGGAATACATATGCTTTCTTTGTTCTTTATGCTGAGATAGATCAGTTTGATGCAACTAAATATACTTTAGATAAAGAAAAATTGACTGTTATGGATAGATGGCTTCTTTCTAAATTAAATACAGTGGTAAAAGGTGTAGATGAAAATCTTGCTGATTATAAACTTCTTGAAGCTGCAAGACTTCTTCAGGATTTTGTAGATGAATTAAGTAACTGGTATGTAAGAAGAAGCAGAGAACGTTTCTGGGTACAGGATATGACAGATGACAAGATTACAGCATACATGACTTTATATACAGCACTTGTGACTATTTCAAAGGCTGCTGCACCAATGATTCCATTTATGACAGAAGAAATTTACCGTAATCTGGTATGCAGTATAGATAAAAATGCTCCTGAAAGTATTCATTTAACTGATTTTCCAGAAGTACATGAAGAGTTTATAGATAAAGCTCTAGAAGAGGATATGGAAGAAGTTCTTCAGGTAGTTACTCTAGGAAGAGCAGCAAGAAATGCAGCTAATATCAAAAATAGACAGCCAATAGCTAACATATATGTAAAGGCTGGACATAAAGTTGGAGAACTTTATCAGAATATTATAAGAGAAGAACTTAATATAAAAGAAATTCACTTTGTAGAAGATACATCACAGTTTACTTCATATACTTTCAAGCCACAATTAAAAGTATTGGGACAAAAGTATGGTAAGAAAGTAAATGAAATTCGTACTCTTCTGGCAGAAATAGATGGAAGCAAAGCTAAAAAAGAATTAGATATTAATGGGGTTTTGGTTCTTAAATTAGCTGATGGAGAAGAAATATCTCTTACTGTGGATGATCTGTTGATAGAAACAGCGCAAACTGAGGGATATATGCCACTTGAAGACAGAGGAATAACTGTTGTACTTGATACTAAACTTACTCCTGAATTGATAGAAGAGGGATTTGTAAGAGAAATTATCAGTAAAATTCAATCTATGCGTAAAGAAGCAGATTTTGATGTAACTGATCATATTACATTCTATGAAAAAGATAATGAAAAGATTAAAGAAATTATTGAAAGAAATGCTGAAGAAATTAAGCATGATACTCTTGCAGATAAGATAGTTTTTGGTGAAACTGATGGATTTACAGGAGAATTCAATGTAAATGGGGAAAAGGTTGTCTTTGGAGTAAAAGTAAATAAGTAA
- the moeZ_2 gene encoding Probable adenylyltransferase/sulfurtransferase MoeZ, with amino-acid sequence MIFQRTELLIGKENLEKLQNSHVIVFGVGGVGGFVIEALARAGVGELSIVDFDTVDITNLNRQIIALQNTIGKLKTSVMKDRLLSINPDIKVHEYPEKFSMENYDKFFKNKKYNYIVDAIDLVTSKLALAEIAQNTNTPIISSMGTGNKIEPTMLEVADIYKTSVCPLARVMRKKLKNRKIKKLKVVYSREIPRKPENETGSREKK; translated from the coding sequence ATGATATTTCAAAGAACTGAGCTTTTAATAGGAAAGGAAAACCTTGAAAAACTTCAAAATTCTCATGTAATAGTATTTGGTGTTGGAGGAGTTGGAGGCTTTGTCATAGAGGCTCTAGCTAGAGCTGGGGTAGGTGAACTATCTATTGTAGATTTTGATACTGTAGATATCACTAATCTTAATAGACAGATTATAGCTTTACAAAATACTATAGGAAAATTAAAAACTTCTGTTATGAAAGACAGACTTCTTTCCATCAATCCAGATATAAAAGTACATGAATATCCAGAAAAATTTTCAATGGAAAATTATGATAAATTTTTTAAGAATAAAAAATATAATTATATAGTTGATGCAATTGATTTGGTAACTTCTAAACTAGCATTGGCTGAAATAGCACAAAATACCAATACTCCAATTATTTCTTCCATGGGTACTGGTAATAAAATCGAACCAACAATGCTTGAAGTTGCTGATATCTATAAAACATCAGTATGTCCTTTGGCTCGTGTTATGAGAAAAAAGCTGAAAAACAGAAAAATAAAAAAATTAAAAGTAGTTTATTCAAGGGAAATTCCCAGAAAACCTGAAAATGAAACTGGGAGCAGAGAAAAAAAGTAA
- a CDS encoding Laccase domain protein SAV1187: protein MFEDRGNHLIIKEFENMGVGTIFTDISYGNAKQKTREELIKDFELGDRNLISGYQTHSKNIQVIKEIDKIYFENTDGFITNRKDVVIFTKYADCLPVYIYDPLKEVIGLVHSGWRGTLQEITLEAIKLMEKNYGTDRKNVYFAFGIGIGQENYEVGQEFKDLFSEKFSFDIVTESFMEKNGKLYFDNQKFNYLNLIVNGVEKSKIITNEYCTFRDKRFQSFRRDKENSGRAGGFIYFK, encoded by the coding sequence ATGTTTGAAGATAGAGGGAATCATTTAATAATAAAAGAATTTGAAAATATGGGGGTAGGAACCATATTTACAGATATATCTTATGGAAATGCAAAACAGAAAACACGTGAAGAACTTATAAAAGATTTTGAACTTGGAGATAGAAATCTTATATCTGGATATCAAACTCACAGTAAAAATATACAAGTAATAAAAGAAATAGATAAGATATACTTTGAAAATACAGATGGGTTTATAACAAATAGAAAAGATGTAGTGATATTTACTAAATATGCCGACTGTCTTCCTGTATATATTTATGATCCTCTAAAGGAAGTAATAGGTCTGGTACACTCTGGCTGGAGAGGAACTTTACAAGAGATAACTCTGGAAGCTATAAAATTGATGGAAAAAAACTATGGAACAGATAGAAAAAATGTTTATTTTGCCTTTGGTATAGGTATTGGACAGGAGAATTATGAGGTTGGACAGGAATTTAAAGACCTGTTTTCAGAAAAATTTTCATTTGATATAGTAACTGAAAGTTTTATGGAAAAAAATGGAAAGTTATATTTTGATAATCAGAAATTTAATTATCTTAATTTAATAGTAAATGGAGTAGAGAAATCAAAAATAATAACAAATGAATATTGTACATTTAGAGATAAAAGATTTCAATCTTTCAGAAGGGATAAAGAAAATTCAGGAAGAGCAGGAGGCTTTATTTATTTTAAATAG
- the cytR gene encoding HTH-type transcriptional repressor CytR, which produces MKINDVAEYAGVSLATVSRVINGKKVKKETKEKVEEAIKKLNYTPNFMASSLQRTKSNMILIIVPEISNPYYSAILEGVEVTAKGMGYNIILGSSYSSEAQLLDYLNLLNTKLVDGIILMEKIEKEKIMEKIKDENVFKKIVQCSEYIEENGLTYITIDHKKAAYEAVSHLISIGKKDIYLFSMKKDYTYSTLRREGLIEAMKDNGLEFKRENEILLDELSIKEAQKHMNIVLNNREVKNIGIFAVSDVIAIGVIKALNSKNIKIPQEAAVVGFDNIDFSAVIEPSLTTVSQPGYELGVESVKSLMRKITGENNNPEKIILDYELIVRETTNKFVLK; this is translated from the coding sequence ATGAAAATAAATGATGTAGCAGAATATGCAGGAGTTTCATTAGCTACTGTTTCAAGAGTAATAAATGGGAAAAAAGTTAAAAAAGAAACAAAAGAAAAGGTAGAAGAAGCTATAAAAAAACTTAACTATACACCAAATTTTATGGCAAGCAGTCTTCAGAGAACAAAAAGTAATATGATTCTAATAATAGTACCAGAGATATCAAACCCTTATTATTCAGCTATTTTAGAAGGAGTTGAAGTGACAGCTAAAGGTATGGGCTACAATATTATATTAGGAAGCAGTTATTCATCAGAAGCACAATTATTAGATTATTTGAATCTGTTAAATACTAAACTGGTAGATGGAATAATTCTTATGGAAAAAATAGAAAAAGAAAAAATAATGGAAAAAATAAAAGATGAAAACGTTTTCAAAAAAATAGTTCAGTGTAGTGAATACATAGAAGAGAATGGACTTACTTATATAACTATTGACCATAAAAAAGCAGCATATGAAGCTGTCAGTCATCTTATTTCAATAGGAAAGAAAGACATATATCTTTTCTCGATGAAAAAAGATTATACATATTCTACCTTAAGGAGAGAAGGGTTGATAGAAGCTATGAAGGATAATGGACTGGAATTTAAAAGAGAAAATGAAATACTTTTAGATGAATTATCTATAAAAGAAGCTCAAAAGCACATGAATATAGTTTTAAATAACAGAGAAGTAAAAAATATAGGAATATTTGCAGTGTCAGATGTAATAGCTATAGGAGTTATAAAAGCACTCAATAGTAAAAATATAAAAATACCACAGGAAGCAGCAGTAGTAGGATTTGATAATATAGATTTTTCAGCAGTTATAGAGCCATCTTTAACAACAGTTTCTCAGCCAGGGTATGAATTAGGAGTTGAGTCAGTAAAAAGTCTGATGAGAAAGATAACAGGAGAAAATAATAATCCTGAAAAAATTATTTTAGATTATGAGCTTATAGTGAGAGAAACAACCAATAAATTTGTTTTAAAGTAG
- the dhaM_2 gene encoding PTS-dependent dihydroxyacetone kinase, phosphotransferase subunit dhaM: MVGIVVVAHNPKLSQEIINFCMELKNSDFILENGGGTEDENGYGTCPEVIAKAIRKADQGDGVVILCDLGSSVMNAETAKERLKDEIKVEIVDAPIVEGTIVGVSSNHPKVNLETLVEFIKESKEFPKF, from the coding sequence ATGGTAGGAATAGTAGTAGTTGCACATAATCCTAAACTTTCACAAGAGATAATCAATTTTTGTATGGAGCTTAAAAATAGTGATTTTATATTAGAAAATGGCGGTGGGACAGAAGATGAAAATGGATATGGGACCTGCCCTGAAGTTATAGCAAAAGCAATAAGAAAAGCAGATCAAGGTGATGGAGTGGTTATACTTTGTGATCTTGGAAGTTCAGTAATGAATGCAGAAACTGCAAAAGAAAGATTAAAAGATGAAATAAAAGTAGAGATAGTAGATGCACCGATAGTAGAAGGAACAATAGTGGGAGTTTCTTCTAATCATCCTAAAGTAAATTTAGAAACATTAGTGGAATTTATAAAAGAATCAAAAGAGTTTCCAAAGTTTTAA
- the lexA gene encoding LexA repressor: MNFKTFLRNRREEMGYSQNKLAKAIGITQSYYNTIERGEVRNPPSEEILDKMIAILQLTTKEAAEFKYLAAIERTPTLILEELKKLEKQKDATPKVNVSELKDLDNYIPLYSRISAGIGVFTEEAPVDFISIPGVRNVETLFAVNVKGDSMEPTIKNSSIILCRKGVEVRNGEIGAFIVNEESYVKRLKVTGNYIALISDNPNYQPIYIGPGEEFSVVGKVLKVINDIQ, translated from the coding sequence ATGAATTTTAAAACCTTTTTAAGAAACAGAAGAGAGGAAATGGGTTATAGTCAAAATAAATTGGCTAAAGCAATTGGAATTACCCAATCATATTATAATACAATTGAAAGGGGAGAGGTAAGAAATCCTCCTAGCGAAGAGATACTTGATAAAATGATAGCAATATTGCAGCTTACTACTAAGGAAGCAGCTGAATTTAAATATTTAGCAGCAATTGAAAGAACACCTACGTTAATATTAGAGGAACTTAAGAAATTAGAAAAGCAGAAAGATGCCACTCCAAAGGTTAATGTATCTGAATTAAAAGATCTGGATAATTATATTCCTCTTTATTCAAGAATAAGTGCAGGAATAGGAGTCTTTACCGAAGAAGCCCCTGTTGATTTTATTTCTATACCTGGAGTAAGAAATGTTGAAACTCTTTTTGCTGTCAATGTAAAAGGAGATTCTATGGAGCCTACTATAAAAAATTCCTCTATTATCCTTTGTAGAAAAGGGGTAGAAGTTAGAAATGGTGAAATTGGAGCTTTTATTGTAAATGAAGAATCATATGTTAAAAGATTAAAAGTTACTGGAAACTATATTGCACTAATTAGTGATAATCCTAATTATCAACCTATTTACATAGGACCTGGTGAAGAATTTAGCGTTGTAGGAAAGGTACTGAAAGTTATAAATGACATTCAATAA